In Rhodothermia bacterium, the following are encoded in one genomic region:
- a CDS encoding 2-C-methyl-D-erythritol 2,4-cyclodiphosphate synthase yields MRIGFGYDVHRLVEGRPLILGGVEIPFEKGLLGHSDADALLHAITDALLGAVALGDIGTHFPDTDPAWKGANSRDLLKAVVVMIQKAGYKVANVDATVVMERPKLRPRIDDMRACIAEDLSIGLGQVSVKATTNEKMSFPGREEGIACYAVCLLMPIV; encoded by the coding sequence ATGCGTATAGGATTTGGATACGACGTTCACCGATTGGTGGAAGGCCGTCCTTTAATCTTGGGGGGGGTGGAAATTCCTTTTGAGAAGGGTTTGCTTGGCCACTCGGATGCAGATGCCTTGTTACATGCCATAACCGATGCTTTGTTGGGGGCGGTGGCACTTGGCGATATCGGGACGCATTTTCCCGATACAGATCCTGCATGGAAAGGAGCCAATAGCCGAGATCTGTTGAAGGCGGTTGTCGTAATGATCCAAAAGGCGGGTTATAAAGTGGCTAATGTGGATGCTACGGTGGTGATGGAGCGTCCTAAACTCCGCCCACGAATTGACGATATGCGGGCTTGCATCGCCGAGGATTTATCTATTGGGCTGGGGCAAGTCTCGGTAAAGGCCACAACCAATGAAAAAATGAGCTTCCCCGGACGAGAAGAAGGAATAGCCTGCTATGCGGTGTGCTTGTTAATGCCCATTGTTTGA
- the ispD gene encoding 2-C-methyl-D-erythritol 4-phosphate cytidylyltransferase, protein MFPQTSVIIPAGGSGTRLGGLKKQFRLLGGVPLLVQTILVFEACEAVTEVVLVCPKGEEAMAETWREVYGLKKVKKVICGGSTRQESVWNGLNSIHQDAKVVLVHDAVRPFIQAKEVARLVKRIERTGAAALAIPVADTLRRVGEIGFEETVSREELFRMQTPQGFLTNMFRTAHRMAQEQDWEATDDVALVQMAGFMVALEMGSSWNLKITTAEDWAFAEAFWPVWQKMI, encoded by the coding sequence ATGTTTCCCCAAACATCTGTCATTATTCCGGCTGGCGGGAGTGGAACCCGATTAGGTGGTTTAAAAAAACAATTCCGGTTACTGGGCGGTGTACCGCTTTTGGTGCAAACGATACTTGTTTTCGAGGCGTGTGAGGCCGTGACCGAAGTGGTGTTGGTCTGCCCGAAAGGAGAAGAGGCGATGGCAGAAACTTGGCGGGAAGTATATGGCCTGAAAAAAGTAAAAAAAGTGATTTGTGGCGGTAGTACGCGGCAAGAAAGTGTTTGGAATGGGTTAAATTCGATCCATCAAGATGCAAAGGTGGTACTTGTACACGATGCCGTTCGCCCGTTTATTCAAGCAAAGGAGGTGGCGCGGCTGGTCAAGCGCATTGAAAGAACTGGTGCAGCTGCCTTGGCTATTCCAGTTGCGGATACCCTCCGTAGAGTGGGCGAAATTGGATTCGAAGAAACGGTTTCGCGAGAAGAACTTTTTCGGATGCAAACACCACAGGGCTTCCTAACGAATATGTTTAGAACAGCCCACCGAATGGCACAAGAACAAGATTGGGAGGCAACCGATGACGTGGCATTGGTTCAAATGGCTGGCTTTATGGTTGCCTTAGAAATGGGTAGCTCGTGGAACCTCAAAATTACCACTGCCGAAGATTGGGCGTTTGCCGAGGCGTTCTGGCCAGTCTGGCAAAAAATGATTTAA
- the queA gene encoding tRNA preQ1(34) S-adenosylmethionine ribosyltransferase-isomerase QueA, with protein sequence MKLSQFTYNYPKELIARHPVTPRDHARLMVVHAKERRIEHRHVFDLPTYFSKGDVMVVNNTKVFPARLLGENERGAKIEIFLLRPINPATHLWDVMAAPAKKVQIGGLLRFEAGLTAEVIDKPSDRSRTIRFLFEGDAVALNDLIDQIGHIPIPPYLKRPDEESDKTDYQTIFASERGAVAAPTAGLHFTPEIIQKLKEKGVITAPLTLHVGIGTFRSVEVEEVEQHRMDAEMFIIRPETAEVINEAVQNPERRITVIGTTAVRAVESNVTPAGALKSGMGWTDKFIYPPYDFAITQRLMTNFHMPESTLLMLVSALAGDVDFMLHCYKTAVKESYRLFSYGDAMLIV encoded by the coding sequence ATGAAATTATCCCAATTTACGTACAATTACCCCAAAGAATTAATTGCCCGACACCCCGTCACGCCAAGAGACCATGCGCGACTGATGGTTGTACATGCAAAAGAACGCCGAATTGAGCATCGCCATGTCTTTGATTTGCCTACCTATTTTTCTAAAGGCGATGTGATGGTGGTGAACAATACCAAGGTCTTTCCCGCAAGGCTTTTGGGAGAGAACGAGCGCGGCGCAAAAATTGAAATCTTCCTCCTGCGCCCCATTAATCCGGCGACCCATTTGTGGGATGTGATGGCGGCTCCGGCAAAAAAAGTGCAGATCGGCGGGTTGTTGCGGTTTGAGGCTGGGCTTACCGCCGAAGTCATTGATAAACCTTCCGATCGTAGCCGAACGATCCGCTTTTTGTTTGAGGGCGATGCGGTTGCGCTAAACGACCTGATTGACCAAATTGGACACATACCCATTCCGCCTTATCTAAAACGTCCCGACGAGGAAAGTGATAAAACGGATTATCAAACCATTTTTGCCTCTGAACGGGGGGCGGTAGCAGCCCCCACTGCCGGACTCCACTTCACGCCGGAAATCATACAAAAACTAAAGGAAAAAGGCGTTATTACCGCTCCTTTGACACTGCATGTCGGGATTGGAACCTTCCGATCGGTCGAGGTGGAGGAGGTGGAGCAGCACCGTATGGATGCCGAGATGTTCATTATCCGGCCAGAAACGGCGGAGGTGATTAATGAGGCCGTACAAAATCCCGAACGACGAATTACCGTCATTGGAACGACGGCAGTGCGTGCGGTAGAATCCAATGTGACACCAGCGGGTGCGCTCAAATCGGGCATGGGTTGGACGGATAAGTTTATTTACCCACCGTATGATTTTGCGATTACACAACGCCTTATGACCAATTTTCATATGCCTGAATCCACACTTTTGATGCTTGTTTCGGCATTGGCGGGCGATGTAGATTTTATGCTGCATTGTTATAAAACGGCTGTTAAAGAGTCCTATCGCTTGTTTTCGTATGGCGATGCAATGCTGATTGTCTGA
- a CDS encoding TonB-dependent receptor, whose amino-acid sequence MKRYFLLWTILWILSGSHTLLAQSAIFSGVVRTEDGKPFPGATIRLVGTGYGAVSDVNGGFVIKAISPNVYQVMVTSVGYLTQKETISLKTGETQTRIFVLREEALQTDEVVVTAARREQLNSEAPVSIAVLGAKEIEVRNIVQLDDALRYTPGVQLSDNQVNVRGSTGFSYGVGSRIQFLVDGVPMLNADTGGIAFNIVPTAQIKQVEVIKGPGSALYGGGALGGVINVITKDFPDKPETAVRSYLGVHPPVRYAEWKQNWAGGQRNRYFWGANISRSEQVTPKIGYWVNVNYAQTEGYLQNSDGYEGYLATKIGYQLNSRTRLETLLTSSLTHKNGFVYWSSGRDALQVAKTSLLNGSSDNEIRRLAVLPVLTYIINPSAFISLKSRFFGGTSIPLAKNKLVEREGWTTGARYGSEAQMNVDLKAKRYLIFGAGFDQNATNSKRFFGGDDTNFAQPEVAFFGQYEQNLFQKINLVAGFRFDRYEISGTDVVQKFSPKLNFSYSLNQALNLRAAWGYGFRVPGITERYVNNSEFLPVIPNPQLRPEISNGFEVGMKGFFALPFENWGGQYDLAGFSNQYTDLVEPKFQNSARAFQFVNLTKGQINGVDASVSTGRKDGRFLMNVAYLLLNGEDQSDPNNLLPLNYRSKHLLQLSATVSPLKRLELGLDFRYASKFERVDSDFGNFIPDATIHLPTKVLDARIRYDFGRLQVSLLAKNAGEYYYMERPAILAPTRNFLLQMQGNL is encoded by the coding sequence ATGAAACGATATTTTCTCCTTTGGACAATTCTTTGGATCCTGTCTGGAAGCCATACCCTGCTTGCACAATCGGCCATTTTTTCTGGAGTGGTCAGAACTGAAGACGGAAAACCTTTCCCCGGCGCAACCATTCGCCTTGTTGGAACGGGTTATGGTGCAGTTAGTGATGTGAATGGCGGATTCGTCATAAAGGCTATTTCCCCAAATGTCTATCAGGTTATGGTGACTTCGGTAGGCTACCTCACCCAAAAAGAAACCATCTCCCTAAAAACAGGTGAGACCCAAACACGGATCTTTGTTTTACGCGAAGAAGCCCTCCAAACCGACGAAGTGGTCGTTACCGCCGCACGTCGTGAACAACTCAATTCTGAAGCGCCCGTGAGCATTGCCGTACTCGGTGCAAAGGAAATTGAAGTCCGAAATATTGTACAGTTGGACGATGCACTGCGTTATACGCCCGGTGTTCAATTATCGGACAACCAAGTAAATGTTCGTGGCTCAACTGGATTCTCGTATGGTGTTGGCAGCAGAATCCAATTTTTGGTGGATGGTGTTCCGATGTTGAACGCCGATACAGGTGGGATTGCCTTCAATATTGTACCTACTGCCCAAATCAAACAAGTTGAAGTAATTAAAGGTCCCGGATCTGCCCTCTATGGCGGAGGAGCCTTAGGTGGCGTGATCAATGTAATTACAAAGGACTTCCCCGACAAGCCAGAAACCGCCGTCCGGAGCTATCTCGGTGTTCATCCTCCAGTTCGATACGCTGAATGGAAACAAAATTGGGCCGGTGGGCAACGAAACCGATATTTTTGGGGCGCAAATATCAGCCGTTCGGAACAAGTAACCCCTAAAATAGGGTATTGGGTGAACGTGAACTACGCACAAACGGAGGGATATTTGCAAAACTCCGATGGTTACGAAGGCTATTTGGCCACCAAAATAGGGTATCAACTCAATTCCCGCACCCGTTTAGAAACCTTGCTCACCAGTAGTTTAACCCATAAAAATGGTTTTGTGTATTGGTCAAGTGGTCGTGATGCACTCCAGGTTGCCAAAACAAGCCTTTTAAACGGAAGTTCAGACAACGAAATCCGACGGCTTGCAGTCTTGCCTGTCCTTACCTACATCATTAATCCATCCGCGTTTATCTCGCTAAAAAGTCGCTTTTTTGGCGGAACTTCCATCCCGCTTGCCAAAAACAAATTGGTCGAGCGCGAAGGTTGGACAACTGGCGCACGATATGGAAGTGAAGCACAAATGAATGTGGACCTGAAAGCCAAAAGGTATTTGATTTTTGGTGCTGGATTTGACCAAAATGCCACCAACTCCAAACGTTTTTTTGGCGGGGATGACACCAATTTTGCGCAACCAGAAGTCGCTTTCTTTGGGCAATATGAGCAAAACCTCTTCCAAAAGATTAATTTGGTTGCTGGTTTCAGGTTCGACCGATACGAAATTTCTGGCACCGATGTAGTCCAAAAGTTCAGCCCTAAACTCAACTTTTCTTATTCCCTCAATCAAGCACTAAACCTCCGTGCAGCTTGGGGTTATGGCTTCAGGGTTCCGGGCATTACAGAACGCTACGTCAACAATAGCGAATTTTTACCCGTCATCCCAAATCCACAATTACGCCCAGAAATATCGAATGGCTTTGAAGTTGGAATGAAAGGCTTTTTTGCACTTCCGTTCGAGAATTGGGGAGGACAATACGATCTTGCCGGTTTTAGCAACCAATATACCGACTTGGTGGAGCCTAAATTCCAGAATAGCGCCCGTGCTTTTCAATTTGTAAACCTTACTAAAGGCCAAATCAATGGCGTAGATGCCTCTGTAAGTACGGGCAGAAAAGATGGACGCTTCTTAATGAACGTGGCGTATCTGTTGTTAAATGGTGAAGACCAGTCCGATCCTAATAATCTTTTGCCCCTAAATTATCGGTCTAAACACCTGCTCCAACTTTCGGCCACCGTTTCCCCACTTAAACGACTCGAATTGGGATTGGACTTCAGGTATGCCTCCAAATTTGAGCGAGTGGATTCTGACTTTGGCAATTTTATACCGGATGCCACCATCCATTTACCCACAAAAGTCTTAGATGCACGTATTCGGTATGACTTTGGGCGCCTCCAAGTTTCCCTTCTGGCCAAAAATGCCGGAGAATATTATTATATGGAACGCCCAGCAATCTTGGCACCAACCCGTAATTTTCTGTTACAAATGCAAGGAAATTTGTAA
- a CDS encoding YeeE/YedE family protein: MRTQIFRVLYYLMVGIFFGIVMTKSEAVSWFRIQEMFHFQSFHMYGIIGTAVGCGALFSYLIRRFKAKDLTGAPIYFERKTPHGKYNLRYLLGGILFGMGWALTGACPGPVFVLLGHGFGVMGVVILAALVGTKVYARFHDRLAA; encoded by the coding sequence ATGAGAACCCAAATTTTTCGAGTTTTGTATTACCTCATGGTCGGTATTTTCTTTGGCATCGTTATGACCAAAAGTGAAGCGGTTTCTTGGTTTCGGATTCAAGAGATGTTCCATTTTCAGTCCTTCCACATGTATGGGATTATTGGGACAGCTGTTGGATGTGGAGCCTTATTTTCTTACCTAATTCGAAGATTCAAAGCTAAAGACTTGACCGGAGCGCCCATTTACTTTGAGCGAAAAACGCCACATGGGAAATACAATTTGCGCTATTTGCTGGGTGGTATTCTTTTTGGTATGGGCTGGGCTTTGACGGGTGCTTGTCCGGGGCCTGTATTTGTGTTATTGGGACATGGTTTTGGAGTGATGGGGGTGGTTATTTTAGCTGCTCTTGTTGGGACTAAGGTATATGCTCGTTTCCATGATCGTTTGGCGGCTTAG
- a CDS encoding YeeE/YedE family protein, with protein METVIHWISQPWPWYVSGFLISLMIPLLALFEGKPFGVSRNFRHMCAAILPGKDQYLKYDWQRLGWWNLTILCGAVLGGWVASTYLAPDQLHLSMAATQLIQGWGVSVGKALSPAFFINTDFLLSAKGLLVFGVGGFLIGFGTRYADGCTSGHAIAGLSNLQLPSLVAVIGFFIGGLLVSWFVLPILFMN; from the coding sequence ATGGAAACTGTAATACATTGGATCTCGCAGCCTTGGCCTTGGTACGTCTCAGGCTTTTTAATCTCCTTAATGATTCCACTTTTGGCGCTGTTCGAGGGGAAACCATTTGGCGTTTCGCGCAACTTTCGACACATGTGTGCAGCCATTTTACCCGGCAAAGACCAATATTTGAAATACGATTGGCAACGTCTTGGATGGTGGAATCTAACGATTCTGTGTGGTGCTGTATTGGGTGGGTGGGTGGCCTCAACGTATTTGGCTCCCGATCAACTCCATCTTTCAATGGCAGCAACCCAATTGATACAAGGCTGGGGTGTTTCTGTGGGAAAAGCGTTAAGTCCGGCTTTCTTCATAAACACGGATTTCTTGCTTTCGGCTAAAGGATTGTTGGTGTTTGGTGTGGGAGGGTTTTTAATTGGATTCGGAACCCGATATGCGGATGGTTGTACCTCAGGACATGCGATTGCTGGGTTGTCGAACTTGCAGTTACCGTCCTTGGTAGCCGTTATTGGGTTTTTTATTGGTGGATTATTGGTTTCGTGGTTTGTTTTACCAATTCTCTTTATGAACTGA
- the rpoC gene encoding DNA-directed RNA polymerase subunit beta', with the protein MAYTKQQKLKKSFNTITVSLSSPESILERSYGEVLKPETINYRSFKPEKDGLFCEKIFGPIKDWECHCGKYKRIRYKGIICDRCGVEVTQKAVRRERMGHIQLSVPVVHIWYFRSLPNKIGNLLGIKTKDLDKVIYYENYIVIQAGSAREFGIDNNQLLSEDEYFDLQYKVPEDNHLLEDTDPRKFIAKIGGDAVEHLLRLLDLDKMVHELKVEAREETSQQRKQEALKRLKVAQYFREANKKRENRPEWMVMRAIPVIPPELRPLVPLEGGRFATSDLNDLYRRVIIRNNRLKRLIEIKAPEVILRNEKRMLQEAVDSLFDNSRKANAVRSDSNRALKSLSDMLKGKSGRFRQNLLGKRVDYSGRSVIVVGPELQLHECGLPKEMAVELFKPFVIRRLIERGIVKTVKSAKKVVDRRTPDVWDILEKVIDGHPVLLNRAPTLHRLGIQAFQPTLIEGKAIRLHPLVCTAFNADFDGDQMAVHVPLSHDACLEAMTLMLSAHNILSPAHGGPIAVPSQDMVLGMYYMTKLLPGEVGEGMTFSDIKEVVQAFDHGVVKLHTKISLRLGPGKFVETTVGRSLFNQIVPKELGFVNEVLTKKNLRNIIGRVFASTGFKGTANFLDNVKNMGFHRAMRGGLSFSISDIVIPNLKHELIDKAHAEVAEVRGQYEMGFITDNERYNKVIDIWTRTNNKVSEVLYETLEKDRHGFNAIYMMAHSGARGSQEQIRQLGGMRGLMAKPQKSLSGSAGEIIENPIVSNFKEGLSVLEYFISTHGARKGLADTALKTADAGYLTRRLVDVAQDVTIMQHDCGTLRGIPISAIKDNEDIIEKLEDRIVGRVSVHDVEDPHTGEILVRANEIINEHAASIIGNTSIETVEIRSVLTCESRRGVCALCYGRNLSSGRLAESGEAVGVVAAQSVGEPGTQLTLRTFHIGGAARRIAAESALSARFEGRVEFENMRSVEYDDGNGPKIVVLGRSGEIRIMDDNGRQLMSSLIPYGSELLVDDGQMVEKGQILAQWDAFNSLIISETNGVVAYQDLIEGATYKVESDEQTGNSDLIVTEGRERNLTPAVIVTAEDGKIREYSMPVRARIQVREGEFVQSGQVLGKIFRQTARTGDITGGLPRVTELVEARQPTDAAVVSEIDGEVTFGQRKRGAQEVIVTSRDGSTSRTYLVPLSKHLLVFENDYVHAGDPLSDGQVSPQDILRIKGSFAVQSYLVNEIQEVYRLQGVTISDKHIEVIVRQMMQKVTIGDPGDTDFLDEDLVDRFELEEVNNHLFDKFVVEEPGDTLLKVGEIIDRKRLREHTSEVKRLDKQPPAVREARQAVASPTLLGITQASLTTDSFISAASFQETTKVLTLAAVQAKTDGLRGLKENVIVGHLVPAGTGVRKYRDLAVSPKSETEVMRSTELIG; encoded by the coding sequence ATGGCTTATACCAAGCAACAAAAACTCAAAAAGAGCTTTAACACCATCACGGTTAGCCTTTCGTCGCCAGAAAGTATTTTGGAACGTAGCTACGGCGAGGTCTTAAAGCCAGAAACGATTAATTATCGCTCTTTCAAACCAGAGAAAGATGGTTTGTTCTGCGAAAAGATTTTTGGTCCTATCAAGGACTGGGAGTGCCATTGCGGTAAATATAAACGCATTCGGTACAAAGGCATTATTTGTGACCGATGCGGGGTGGAGGTGACCCAAAAAGCCGTTCGTCGTGAGCGGATGGGACATATCCAACTCAGTGTACCAGTGGTTCACATCTGGTACTTTCGTAGCTTGCCGAATAAGATTGGCAATCTTTTGGGGATCAAAACCAAGGATTTGGACAAGGTAATCTATTACGAGAACTACATTGTCATCCAAGCTGGCTCTGCCCGCGAATTTGGTATTGATAACAACCAATTGCTTTCGGAAGATGAGTATTTCGATCTGCAATATAAGGTTCCGGAAGATAACCATCTTTTAGAAGACACCGACCCACGGAAGTTCATCGCCAAAATTGGGGGGGATGCGGTCGAACACTTGCTCAGATTATTAGATTTGGACAAGATGGTTCATGAACTGAAGGTTGAGGCGCGAGAAGAAACCAGCCAACAGCGGAAGCAAGAAGCCTTAAAACGGTTAAAAGTGGCTCAATACTTTCGTGAAGCCAATAAAAAACGCGAAAACCGTCCGGAGTGGATGGTCATGCGGGCCATTCCGGTTATTCCGCCTGAATTGCGCCCGTTGGTTCCGTTAGAAGGTGGTCGTTTTGCCACATCGGACTTGAACGACCTCTATCGTCGGGTGATCATTCGGAACAACCGTCTCAAACGATTGATCGAGATCAAGGCGCCGGAGGTGATTCTGCGGAATGAAAAGCGGATGTTGCAAGAAGCGGTTGACTCCCTCTTCGACAATTCGCGTAAAGCAAATGCTGTTCGTAGTGACTCTAACCGTGCTCTAAAGTCTCTTTCGGACATGCTCAAGGGGAAAAGCGGACGGTTCCGCCAAAACCTTCTTGGTAAGCGTGTGGATTATTCTGGCCGTTCGGTTATTGTGGTGGGACCAGAACTTCAATTACACGAGTGTGGCTTGCCCAAAGAGATGGCGGTGGAATTGTTTAAGCCCTTTGTCATCCGTCGTCTCATCGAGCGCGGCATTGTTAAAACGGTGAAGAGTGCGAAAAAGGTGGTAGATCGTCGGACGCCAGATGTATGGGATATCTTGGAAAAAGTGATTGATGGACATCCCGTGCTCTTGAACCGTGCGCCGACGCTGCACCGTTTAGGGATTCAGGCGTTTCAACCAACCTTGATTGAAGGGAAGGCAATCCGCCTCCATCCCTTGGTTTGTACGGCATTTAATGCGGATTTTGATGGCGACCAGATGGCCGTACACGTGCCGCTTTCGCACGATGCGTGTCTTGAGGCCATGACGCTCATGCTTTCTGCGCATAACATCCTTAGCCCTGCACATGGTGGTCCTATTGCGGTTCCAAGCCAAGACATGGTTTTGGGAATGTATTACATGACGAAATTGCTGCCGGGTGAAGTGGGTGAGGGCATGACGTTCTCGGATATTAAGGAGGTGGTTCAGGCGTTTGATCATGGCGTGGTTAAGTTACACACCAAGATTTCCTTGCGGCTTGGTCCGGGTAAATTCGTAGAGACTACCGTTGGGCGTTCGCTCTTTAATCAGATCGTCCCCAAAGAATTAGGATTTGTGAACGAAGTCCTGACCAAGAAAAACCTCCGGAATATCATTGGGCGTGTTTTTGCTTCTACTGGGTTCAAAGGCACAGCCAATTTCTTGGATAACGTCAAGAATATGGGATTCCATCGTGCTATGCGTGGTGGCCTCTCGTTCTCGATCTCTGATATTGTCATTCCTAACCTTAAGCATGAACTGATTGACAAAGCGCATGCGGAAGTTGCTGAAGTGCGGGGGCAGTACGAGATGGGTTTCATTACCGATAATGAACGGTATAACAAGGTCATTGACATCTGGACGCGGACGAACAATAAGGTCTCCGAGGTGTTGTACGAGACGTTGGAAAAAGACCGACATGGTTTTAATGCCATTTATATGATGGCCCACTCTGGTGCGCGGGGTTCGCAAGAGCAAATCCGTCAGTTGGGTGGTATGCGGGGGCTTATGGCCAAACCTCAAAAAAGCCTTTCGGGAAGTGCTGGTGAAATTATTGAAAACCCGATTGTATCCAACTTTAAAGAAGGACTTTCGGTTTTGGAATACTTTATCTCTACACACGGTGCGCGGAAAGGTCTTGCTGATACAGCTCTAAAAACGGCAGATGCGGGCTATCTTACCCGTCGTTTGGTGGACGTGGCGCAAGATGTAACCATCATGCAACACGATTGCGGTACATTACGCGGTATTCCGATTTCGGCGATCAAGGATAACGAAGACATCATTGAAAAGCTCGAAGACCGTATTGTAGGCCGCGTTTCTGTACACGATGTCGAGGATCCGCATACGGGCGAGATTCTGGTTCGGGCCAATGAAATCATTAATGAACACGCCGCTTCGATTATCGGGAATACGTCTATAGAAACGGTTGAAATTCGTTCCGTACTTACGTGCGAATCTCGGCGAGGTGTTTGCGCCCTTTGTTATGGTCGTAACCTTTCGTCGGGTCGTTTAGCGGAATCTGGGGAAGCTGTTGGGGTTGTTGCGGCGCAGTCGGTCGGTGAGCCAGGGACTCAGCTTACGCTCCGAACGTTCCACATTGGTGGTGCGGCTCGCCGGATTGCTGCTGAAAGTGCCCTTTCTGCACGTTTTGAAGGACGAGTCGAGTTCGAGAATATGCGGAGTGTGGAATATGATGATGGTAACGGGCCGAAAATTGTGGTTCTTGGGCGGTCTGGGGAAATCCGAATCATGGATGATAATGGACGTCAATTAATGTCCAGTTTGATTCCCTACGGCTCCGAGTTACTGGTGGATGATGGTCAAATGGTTGAAAAAGGCCAAATTTTGGCACAGTGGGATGCCTTTAACAGCCTCATTATCTCGGAAACCAATGGGGTTGTTGCTTATCAAGATTTGATTGAAGGTGCAACTTACAAGGTAGAGTCGGACGAGCAGACCGGAAATAGTGACCTTATCGTTACAGAAGGACGTGAGCGGAATTTGACACCAGCCGTTATTGTAACAGCAGAGGATGGCAAGATCCGTGAATACTCCATGCCTGTTCGGGCGCGGATTCAGGTTCGGGAGGGTGAGTTTGTACAATCTGGACAGGTTCTGGGCAAGATTTTCCGTCAAACAGCACGAACGGGCGACATCACGGGTGGTCTTCCTCGGGTTACCGAACTTGTGGAAGCACGCCAACCAACGGATGCAGCCGTTGTGTCCGAGATTGACGGCGAAGTGACCTTCGGCCAACGCAAGCGTGGGGCACAAGAAGTTATTGTTACAAGCCGAGATGGCTCTACGTCCCGCACCTACTTGGTTCCATTGTCCAAGCATCTTTTGGTCTTTGAAAACGACTATGTCCATGCCGGAGACCCCTTGTCCGATGGCCAAGTGTCGCCACAAGACATTTTGCGCATCAAGGGTTCGTTTGCCGTACAGTCTTACTTGGTGAATGAAATTCAAGAGGTGTACCGCCTGCAAGGGGTGACGATCAGTGACAAACACATCGAGGTGATTGTTCGTCAGATGATGCAGAAGGTGACCATTGGTGATCCGGGTGATACAGATTTCTTAGACGAAGACTTGGTGGATCGCTTTGAGCTTGAGGAAGTGAACAACCACTTGTTCGATAAATTTGTGGTCGAAGAACCGGGGGATACCTTGCTGAAGGTGGGCGAAATTATTGACCGTAAGCGTTTGCGTGAGCATACTTCAGAGGTGAAGCGTCTCGATAAACAACCGCCTGCCGTTCGTGAAGCACGTCAAGCAGTTGCTTCCCCGACATTGTTGGGGATTACACAGGCATCCTTGACCACGGATTCGTTCATCTCCGCAGCTTCGTTCCAAGAAACGACGAAGGTATTGACACTTGCTGCTGTTCAGGCCAAGACCGACGGCTTACGTGGTCTTAAGGAGAACGTAATCGTAGGTCATTTGGTCCCTGCCGGAACAGGTGTTCGTAAATATCGTGATTTGGCCGTTAGCCCAAAATCCGAAACGGAAGTGATGCGTTCTACCGAGTTAATTGGTTAA